In the Paralichthys olivaceus isolate ysfri-2021 chromosome 17, ASM2471397v2, whole genome shotgun sequence genome, one interval contains:
- the tmprss7 gene encoding transmembrane protease serine 7 isoform X2, whose amino-acid sequence MGAEREENEPTSGDDDEAQQDTASIADVSVEVATVDHTLQKLCRKFRKTRRKPKGLKRLWAHLLNVPHLALIIAAVVFVVVVIIWSLLWVFIFRRESNSGAYFAGMFRLANVEFIPEYRQAESHEFVSMANKIQHVVSNVYKMSSVARLYKQAVISDLSNSKDGVLVHFWMVFVVPRLKSPAVCEECVGVIFRDSVHTSLRNRTSVGYLLSLPVDIDSILINAVQRSDYTSNAAGSQCVDKMHANHPGARVPLNVFSSWGGVSCHVKLTVVPGALVRLTITSFFIEPSDCVHDALTVYDALLPMRGRILHKLCEPVSASFSLVSTSNVMLLSFRMTNGNKTFRGHFEAITEEICLSQIETQFEPDVTGHIYSPFYPSMLPPKCFCTWRFETSNRALGVALQFQNYVLKPKGMKGCDHGWWKVNEIIFCGSYVGHRTVFRIADHSPEVEFRCSSRNSAQPFQASYSSFNISQPCPESHFLCSTGLCVEKSRRCDGLDDCQDESDEVFCSRPTMNCGGKSPPHPLFVCNGETDCTDGSDEINCTQETTCSAIRYQCSSGSCILKKNAKCDGVHDCRDRSDEADCACGRQTQVNKVVSSSGPERIVGGDNSVEGEWPWQVSLHYSGNLYCGASVLSSNWLISAAHCFSKERLSDPRHWSAHLGMLTQGSAKHVAEIQRIVVHEYYNAYTFDYDIALLQLKKPWPSSLGALVQPVCLPPISHTVTKSHRCWVTGWGYRSEEDKVLPSVLQKAEVSIMSQTECKKSYGPVSPRMLCAGVPSGERDACRGDSGGPLSCQAPGGGRWFLIGIVSWGAGCGRPNLPGVYTRVNKFTSWIYSHIS is encoded by the exons ATGGGCGCAGAGCGCGAGGAGAACGAGCCGACGAGCGGAGACGATGATGAAGCTCAACAGGACACAGCTAGT ATTGCGGACGTGTCGGTGGAGGTGGCCACAGTGGACCACACTCTGCAGAAGCTCTGCAGGAAGTTCAGAAAGACCAGACGGAAGCCCAAGGGACTCAAGAGGCTGTGGGCCCACCTGCTGAACGTCCCTCACCTGGCTCTCATCATAGCAGCGGTGgtgtttgtggtggtggtgatcaTATGGTCCCTGCTCTGGGTCTTCATAT TCCGCAGGGAAAGCAACAGCGGAGCGTACTTTGCCGGGATGTTCCGTCTTGCCAATGTGGAGTTCATCCCCGAGTACCGGCAGGCTGAGTCCCACGAGTTTGTGTCCATGgcaaacaaaatacaacatgtG GTGAGCAACGTGTACAAGATGTCCTCAGTGGCCAGACTGTACAAGCAAGCTGTGATTTCAGACCTCAG TAACAGTAAAGATGGCGTGCTGGTGCATTTCTGGATGGTGTTCGTGGTCCCTCGTCTGAAGAGCCCTGCTGTGTGTGAGGAGTGTGTGGGCGTCATCTTCAGAGACTCCGTCCATACCAGCCTCAGGAACAGGACGTCTGTCGGATACTTACTGAGCCTTCCAGTCGACATAGACTCCATCCTCATCAACG ctgttCAGCGCTCAGACTACACATCTAATGCTGCAG GCTCACAGTGTGTCGATAAGATGCACGCCAACCATCCTGGGGCGAGGGTCCCTCTAAACGTCTTTTCATCATGGGGTGGTGTGAGTTGCCATGTGAAGCTCACCGTCGTCCCCGGTGCCCTCGTACGTCTGACCATCACCTCGTTCTTCATTGAGCCCAGCGACTGCGTGCATGATGCTCTGACCGTGTATGATGCCCTGCTGCCCATGAGGGGGCGCATTCTGCACAA GCTGTGTGAGCCAGTGTCCGCCTCCTTCTCCCTCGTCTCTACCTCCAACGTCATGTTGCTGTCCTTCAGAATGACGAACGGCAACAAGACCTTCAGAGGACACTTTGAGGCCATCACAGAGGAAA ttTGCCTGTCTCAAATTGAGACCCAGTTCGAGCCTGACGTCACTGGTCACATCTACAGCCCCTTCTACCCCAGCATGCTGCCCCCTAAGTGTTTCTGCACCTGGAGGTTTGAG aCCTCTAATCGTGCGTTAGGAGTCGCTCTGCAGTTTCAGAACTACGTGCTGAAACCAAAGGGCATGAAGGGCTGTGACCACGGCTGGTGGAAGGTCAATGAAATCAT TTTCTGTGGCAGCTACGTGGGACACCGCACGGTGTTTCGAATCGCCGACCACAGCCCAGAGGTGGAGTTTCGCTGCAGCTCACGTAACTCTGCTCAGCCGTTTCAGGCGTCGTACAGCAGCTTCAACATCAGCCAAC CCTGTCCAGAGAGCCACTTCCTGTGCTCCACTGGACTGTGTGTGGAGAAAAGTCGACGCTGTGATGGCCTGGACGACTGCCAGGACGAGAGTGACGAGGTCTTCTGCT CGAGGCCTACGATGAACTGTGGCGGCAAAAGTCCTCCAcatcctctgtttgtgtgcaatGGAGAGACGGATTGCACTGATGGAAGCGATGAGATCAACTGCACTCAGG AAACTACCTGCTCTGCGATCAGGTACCAGTGCAGCAGTGGCTCCTGCATCCTGAAGAAGAACGCTAAATGTGATGGAGTTCATGACTGTCGGGACCGCAGCGATGAGGCGGACTGTG CCTGTGGCCGTCAGACCCAGGTCAATAAGGTGGTTTCATCCTCGGGCCCTGAACGCATCGTGGGTGGCGATAACTCTGTGGAAGGGGAGTGGCCGTGGCAGGTCAGCCTCCACTACTCTGGTAACCTTTACTGTGGcgcctctgtcctctcctccaaTTGGCTCATCTCCGCTGCACACTGCTTCAGCAAAGAAAG GCTGTCAGACCCACGTCACTGGAGCGCTCATCTGGGCATGCTGACGCAGGGCAGTGCCAAACACGTGGCAGAGATCCAGCGGATTGTGGTGCACGAGTATTACAACGCGTACACATTTGACTATGACATCgccctgctgcagctgaagaagCCCTGGCCTTCCTCCCTCGGTGCGCTGGTCCAGCCCGTGTGTCTGCCCCCCATCTCCCACACAGTCACCAAGAGCCACCGCTGCTGGGTCACCGGGTGGGGATACCGCTCAGAGGAGG ACAAGGTGCTGCCATCAGTTCTGCAGAAAGCAGAGGTTTCCATAATGAGTCAGACCGAGTGTAAGAAGAGCTACGGCCCTGTCTCACCCCGCATGCTGTGTGCCGGGGTCCCCTCCGGAGAGAGGGACGCCTGTCGG ggtgATTCTGGGGGTCCTCTGTCCTGTCAGGCACCAGGCGGGGGTCGCTGGTTCCTCATTGGTATTGTCAGCTGGGGGGCGGGTTGTGGGCGACCCAACCTGCCTGGCGTCTACACCAGGGTCAACAAGTTCACCTCTTGGATCTACAGCCATATCAGCTGA
- the tmprss7 gene encoding transmembrane protease serine 7 isoform X1 has product MGAEREENEPTSGDDDEAQQDTASIADVSVEVATVDHTLQKLCRKFRKTRRKPKGLKRLWAHLLNVPHLALIIAAVVFVVVVIIWSLLWVFIFRRESNSGAYFAGMFRLANVEFIPEYRQAESHEFVSMANKIQHVVSNVYKMSSVARLYKQAVISDLSNSKDGVLVHFWMVFVVPRLKSPAVCEECVGVIFRDSVHTSLRNRTSVGYLLSLPVDIDSILINAVQRSDYTSNAAAGSQCVDKMHANHPGARVPLNVFSSWGGVSCHVKLTVVPGALVRLTITSFFIEPSDCVHDALTVYDALLPMRGRILHKLCEPVSASFSLVSTSNVMLLSFRMTNGNKTFRGHFEAITEEICLSQIETQFEPDVTGHIYSPFYPSMLPPKCFCTWRFETSNRALGVALQFQNYVLKPKGMKGCDHGWWKVNEIIFCGSYVGHRTVFRIADHSPEVEFRCSSRNSAQPFQASYSSFNISQPCPESHFLCSTGLCVEKSRRCDGLDDCQDESDEVFCSRPTMNCGGKSPPHPLFVCNGETDCTDGSDEINCTQETTCSAIRYQCSSGSCILKKNAKCDGVHDCRDRSDEADCACGRQTQVNKVVSSSGPERIVGGDNSVEGEWPWQVSLHYSGNLYCGASVLSSNWLISAAHCFSKERLSDPRHWSAHLGMLTQGSAKHVAEIQRIVVHEYYNAYTFDYDIALLQLKKPWPSSLGALVQPVCLPPISHTVTKSHRCWVTGWGYRSEEDKVLPSVLQKAEVSIMSQTECKKSYGPVSPRMLCAGVPSGERDACRGDSGGPLSCQAPGGGRWFLIGIVSWGAGCGRPNLPGVYTRVNKFTSWIYSHIS; this is encoded by the exons ATGGGCGCAGAGCGCGAGGAGAACGAGCCGACGAGCGGAGACGATGATGAAGCTCAACAGGACACAGCTAGT ATTGCGGACGTGTCGGTGGAGGTGGCCACAGTGGACCACACTCTGCAGAAGCTCTGCAGGAAGTTCAGAAAGACCAGACGGAAGCCCAAGGGACTCAAGAGGCTGTGGGCCCACCTGCTGAACGTCCCTCACCTGGCTCTCATCATAGCAGCGGTGgtgtttgtggtggtggtgatcaTATGGTCCCTGCTCTGGGTCTTCATAT TCCGCAGGGAAAGCAACAGCGGAGCGTACTTTGCCGGGATGTTCCGTCTTGCCAATGTGGAGTTCATCCCCGAGTACCGGCAGGCTGAGTCCCACGAGTTTGTGTCCATGgcaaacaaaatacaacatgtG GTGAGCAACGTGTACAAGATGTCCTCAGTGGCCAGACTGTACAAGCAAGCTGTGATTTCAGACCTCAG TAACAGTAAAGATGGCGTGCTGGTGCATTTCTGGATGGTGTTCGTGGTCCCTCGTCTGAAGAGCCCTGCTGTGTGTGAGGAGTGTGTGGGCGTCATCTTCAGAGACTCCGTCCATACCAGCCTCAGGAACAGGACGTCTGTCGGATACTTACTGAGCCTTCCAGTCGACATAGACTCCATCCTCATCAACG ctgttCAGCGCTCAGACTACACATCTAATGCTGCAG CAGGCTCACAGTGTGTCGATAAGATGCACGCCAACCATCCTGGGGCGAGGGTCCCTCTAAACGTCTTTTCATCATGGGGTGGTGTGAGTTGCCATGTGAAGCTCACCGTCGTCCCCGGTGCCCTCGTACGTCTGACCATCACCTCGTTCTTCATTGAGCCCAGCGACTGCGTGCATGATGCTCTGACCGTGTATGATGCCCTGCTGCCCATGAGGGGGCGCATTCTGCACAA GCTGTGTGAGCCAGTGTCCGCCTCCTTCTCCCTCGTCTCTACCTCCAACGTCATGTTGCTGTCCTTCAGAATGACGAACGGCAACAAGACCTTCAGAGGACACTTTGAGGCCATCACAGAGGAAA ttTGCCTGTCTCAAATTGAGACCCAGTTCGAGCCTGACGTCACTGGTCACATCTACAGCCCCTTCTACCCCAGCATGCTGCCCCCTAAGTGTTTCTGCACCTGGAGGTTTGAG aCCTCTAATCGTGCGTTAGGAGTCGCTCTGCAGTTTCAGAACTACGTGCTGAAACCAAAGGGCATGAAGGGCTGTGACCACGGCTGGTGGAAGGTCAATGAAATCAT TTTCTGTGGCAGCTACGTGGGACACCGCACGGTGTTTCGAATCGCCGACCACAGCCCAGAGGTGGAGTTTCGCTGCAGCTCACGTAACTCTGCTCAGCCGTTTCAGGCGTCGTACAGCAGCTTCAACATCAGCCAAC CCTGTCCAGAGAGCCACTTCCTGTGCTCCACTGGACTGTGTGTGGAGAAAAGTCGACGCTGTGATGGCCTGGACGACTGCCAGGACGAGAGTGACGAGGTCTTCTGCT CGAGGCCTACGATGAACTGTGGCGGCAAAAGTCCTCCAcatcctctgtttgtgtgcaatGGAGAGACGGATTGCACTGATGGAAGCGATGAGATCAACTGCACTCAGG AAACTACCTGCTCTGCGATCAGGTACCAGTGCAGCAGTGGCTCCTGCATCCTGAAGAAGAACGCTAAATGTGATGGAGTTCATGACTGTCGGGACCGCAGCGATGAGGCGGACTGTG CCTGTGGCCGTCAGACCCAGGTCAATAAGGTGGTTTCATCCTCGGGCCCTGAACGCATCGTGGGTGGCGATAACTCTGTGGAAGGGGAGTGGCCGTGGCAGGTCAGCCTCCACTACTCTGGTAACCTTTACTGTGGcgcctctgtcctctcctccaaTTGGCTCATCTCCGCTGCACACTGCTTCAGCAAAGAAAG GCTGTCAGACCCACGTCACTGGAGCGCTCATCTGGGCATGCTGACGCAGGGCAGTGCCAAACACGTGGCAGAGATCCAGCGGATTGTGGTGCACGAGTATTACAACGCGTACACATTTGACTATGACATCgccctgctgcagctgaagaagCCCTGGCCTTCCTCCCTCGGTGCGCTGGTCCAGCCCGTGTGTCTGCCCCCCATCTCCCACACAGTCACCAAGAGCCACCGCTGCTGGGTCACCGGGTGGGGATACCGCTCAGAGGAGG ACAAGGTGCTGCCATCAGTTCTGCAGAAAGCAGAGGTTTCCATAATGAGTCAGACCGAGTGTAAGAAGAGCTACGGCCCTGTCTCACCCCGCATGCTGTGTGCCGGGGTCCCCTCCGGAGAGAGGGACGCCTGTCGG ggtgATTCTGGGGGTCCTCTGTCCTGTCAGGCACCAGGCGGGGGTCGCTGGTTCCTCATTGGTATTGTCAGCTGGGGGGCGGGTTGTGGGCGACCCAACCTGCCTGGCGTCTACACCAGGGTCAACAAGTTCACCTCTTGGATCTACAGCCATATCAGCTGA